Genomic window (Streptomyces sp. LX-29):
CCGACCTGGAGCTCCAGGTAGCGGAAGAAGGCGCGGCCGGTGATGTGCTGGAGCGGTTCGCGGGCCTCGCGGCGGGCGACGGCCTCCCAGTACCGGGCGTCGAAGTCGGCGTCGGCGACCAGGTGCAGCTCACCCCGCTTGACGCCGTGCACGAAGGCGGCGAGCTCCTCCGCGTCGAAGCGCGGGGAGGGCACGCCGGCGTCGGCCAGCCGCTGGGTGGCCTGGGCCACCTCTGCGAGCAGCAGATTCACGTTGGTCCTCTCCCGTCGTCGTCACGGCCGAGCTCGCCGGTGCCGCCCGGTCCGGGCGGCTTCGTCGAGGCCAAGCCTGTCAGAGCCTGTCTGCGCCTGTCGGCGTGATGCCTCAGCTCGCGTCGCCCGCGGCGGCGAGCTTGGCGGCGGAGTCGGCGTCCACGCACGCCTGGATCACGGCGTCCAGCTCGCCGTCGAGCACCTGGTCCAGGTTGTACGCCTTGAAACCGACCCGGTGGTCCGAGATCCGGTTTTCCGGGAAGTTGTAGGTGCGGATCTTCTCGGAGCGGTCAACGGTGCGGACCTGGCTGCGGCGGGCGTCCGCGGCCTCCCGCTCCGCCTCCTCCTGGGCGGCGGCCAGCAGCCGGGATCGCAGGATGCGCAGCGCCTGCTCCTTGTTCTGGAGCTGGCTCTTCTCATTCTGGCAGGAGGCGACGACGCCGGTGGGCAGGTGCGTGATACGCACCGCCGAGTCGGTGGTGTTGACCGACTGGCCGCCGGGGCCCGACGAGCGGTAGACGTCGATCCGCAGGTCGTTGGGGTTGATCTCCACGTCGACCTCCTCGGCCTCCGGGGTGACCAGCACGCCGGCGGCGGAGGTGTGGATGCGGCCCTGGGACTCGGTGGCGGGCACGCGCTGCACGCGGTGCACCCCGCCCTCGTACTTCAGCCGGGCCCACACGCCCTGGCCGGGCTCCGGGTTGCCCTTGACCTTCACCGCGACCTGCACGTCCTTGTAGCCGCCCAGCTCGGACTCGGTGGCGTCGATGATCTCGGTCTTCCAACCGGCGCGCTCGGCGTACCGCAGGTACATCCGCAGCAGGTCGCCGGCGAACAGCGCCGACTCGTCGCCGCCGGCGCCCGCCTTGACCTCCAGGATGACGTCCTTGTCGTCACTGGGGTCGCGCGGCACCAGCAGCAGCCGCAGCTTGTCGGTGAGCTCCTCGCGCCGCGCCTCCAGCTCCTTCACCTCGGCGGCGAAGTCGGGGTCGTCGGCCGCGAGCTCGCGCGCGGTCTCGATGTCGTCCCCGGTCTGCTTCCAGGAGCGGTAGGTGCCGACGATCGGGGTCAGCTCTGCATAGCGCTTGTTGAGCTTGCGGGCTGCCGCCTGGTCCGCGTGCACGGCGGGGTCGGCGAGCCGCTTCTCCAGGTCGGCGTGCTCGCCGATCAGTTCTTCGACTGCCTCGAACATCGGGTTTCCTCAGCGTGGAAGGGTCAAGCGGGGACGGGTCTGCCGGACGACAAAGCGCCGGTCCGGTCGCCCAGGCACACCTGGACGACCGAAGACCGGCGCGATGTGGGTCGCTACTTCTTGGCGGACCCGGCGTTCTTGCCGAAGCGGGCCTCGAACCGCGCCACGCGGCCACCGGTGTCGAGGATCTTCTGCTTGCCCGTGTAGAACGGGTGGCACTCGGAGCAGACCTCGGCACGGATGGTGCCCTCGGCGAGGGTGCTACGGGTGGTGAACGAGGCGCCACAGGTGCAGCTGACCTGCGTCTCGACGTACTCCGGGTGGATGTCGCGCTTCAAGGTTTCTCCTAGGTTCGGGAGGGCACCGGGTCGCAGCGGCGGGTTGCCGTACGTGAACCGGGGCCGACGTACCAGTCTGCCAGTACTGGCCGTATCCCCCAAAACCGGGGGTGGGCGCCGGGTATTCCCGACCGCCGCCGCAGGGCGGCGACGGCGGGGTCAGGCGTCCTTGACGACCTTGGCGGCGTCGGTCTCGTCGCCGGCCGAGCCCTTGGTGGCGGACTTCGGGATCGGCTTGTCGGCCCGCAGCGCCTTCCAGACCTGCTGGGCCTTGGCCTCCATGGGCAGCACCCGGTTGGGGTCGTTCGGGTCGTACATCACCGGCAGCGTCACCATCTTGAGGTCCTCCGAGCCGATGCCCTTCAGCCCGCCCGCGAAGCTGAGCAGCTTGTCGACGGAGGCGAGGTCGGAGTCGGTGGTGAGCGCCTTGGTGGAGGTGTCGGCCAGGTCGTAGAGCTTCTTCGGGCTGCTGAACAGCCCCACGCCCTTGATCTGGTCGAGCAGCGCCTTGATGAACGCCTGCTGGAGCTGGATCCGGCCCAGGTCGCTGCCGTCGCCGACGCCCTTGCGGGTGCGCACCAGACCCAGCGCCTGCTCACCGTCGAGGGTGTGCTCGCCCGGCTCCAGGTCGAGGTGGCTGTCCTTGTCGTGGATGGGCTCGGTGGTGGTGATGTCCACGCCACCGAGCTCGTCTATGAGGTCCTTGAAGCCGGAGAAGTCGACCTCGAGGTAGTGGTCCATGCGGATGCCGGTCATGGACTCCACGGTCTTGACCGCGCAGGCGGGGCCGCCGACCTCGTACGCGGTGTTGAACATGGCCCGCCGCTGGGCCGGGGTGGTGGTCCCGTCCTTGGTGCAGGCGGGGCGCTCGATGAGGGTGTCGCGCGGGATCGAGACGACGCTGGCCGTCTTGTGGCCCTGGTAGACGTGCACCATCATCGCGGTGTCCGAGCGCGAGGAGCCCTCGTCCTGCCCGTACTTGCCGTTCTTGCCCGCGCGGGAGTCGGAGCCCAGGACGAGGATGTCCATCGAGCCGTCGTCGATGTCGGCGGGGCGGTCGGTGCCCAGCTGCGCGTTGATGTCGACGCCGGTGAGGTTGCCGTTGAGCTTGTAGTAGACGTAGCCGGCGCCGGCGCCGCCGACCACCAACACGCCGGCCAGCGACCAACCGGTGATCATGAAGGCCTTGCGGCGGGTGCTGCGGGTCTTGCGGCGGCGGCCGGTGGCGCCCCCGGCACGACGGCGGCCTGCCCCCTGCCCCGTGCTGTTGCTGTCCTCGGCCATGGGTTCCTCTGTTCCTGTTCCGGCTTGCCCCGTGTTGCCCCCTGCCGTTCAGACGACGGGCCGTGCGCAAGGGTTGCACACGGCAGATTTAGGACTTTCTTAGATCGCGCGGGCGGGCGTGATCGGGGCCGGCCCGCCCCGACCGGCGTCACCTGCGGTTTCGGCCGGGAGCGGCGTCCCGGCCGGCGCCAAGGCCACGGCCGCACGCTGTGTCACAGATCTCAGCGATGTCACCGACGGCGGTGGGACCGCGACGGCATGCGAACGGCCGAGGGCCCCCTACGTCGGTGAACGTAGAGGGCCCTCGGCCGTCGAGCGGGGTGCCGATCAGTCGTTGCCGTTGCCCGGGGTGGGCGTGGTCTTGGCGATCTGCATCAGGAACTCGGCGTTGGACTTGGTCTGCTTCATCTTGTCCAGCAGCAGCTCGATGGCCTGCTGCGAGTCCAGCGCGTGCAGCACCCGGCGGAGCTTCCAGACGATGTTCAGCTCCTCCGGAGCCAGCAGGATCTCCTCCTTACGGGTGCTGGAGGCGTCCACGTCCACGGCCGGGAAGATGCGCTTGTCCGAGAGCTTGCGGTCCAGCCGCAGCTCCATGTTGCCGGTGCCCTTGAACTCCTCGAAGATCACCTCGTCCATCCGCGAGCCGGTCTCCACCAGCGCGGTGGCGAGGATGGTCAGCGAGCCGCCGTCCTCGATGTTGCGCGCCGCACCGAAGAACTTCTTCGGCGGGTAGAGGGCGGTGGAGTCGACACCACCGGACAGGATGCGACCCGAGGCGGGCGCGGCGAGGTTGTACGCACGGCCCAGACGGGTGATCGAGTCCAGCAGGACGACCACGTCGTGGCCCAGCTCCACCAGGCGCTTGGCGCGCTCGATGGCCAGCTCGGCGACGGTGGTGTGGTCCTCGGCCGGGCGGTCGAAGGTCGAGGAGATGACCTCGCCCTTGACCGACCGCTGCATGTCGGTGACCTCTTCCGGACGCTCGTCGACGAGGACGACCATCAGGTGGCACTCGGGGCTGTTGCGGGTGATCGCGTTGGCGATCGCCTGCATGATCATGGTCTTACCGGTCTTCGGCGGGGCCACGATCAGACCGCGCTGGCCCTTACCGATCGGCGAGACCAGGTCGATGATCCGGGTCGTCAGGCCGCCCGGGTCGGACTCCAGGCGCAGCCGCTCCTGCGGGTAAAGGGGCGTCAGCTTGCCGAACTCCGGTCGGCCACGGCCGGATTCGGGCGCCATGCCGTTGACCGAGTCCAGGCGGACCAGCGCGTTGAACTTCTCGCGCCGCTCGCCCTCGCGCGGCTGGCGGACCGCACCGGTGACGTGGTCGCCCTTGCGCAGCCCGTTCTTACGGACCTGGGCCAGGGAGACGTAGACGTCGTTGGGGCCCGGCAGGTAGCCGGAGGTGCGGATGAAGGCGTAGTTGTCGAGGATGTCGAGGATGCCCGCGACCGGGATCAGCACATCGTCCTCGGCCACCTGCGGCTCGCCGGCGAACTCCTCGCGCCCGCGGCGGCCACGCCGGTCGCGGTAGCGACCGCGGCGCCCGCGGCGCCCGCCCGCCTCGTCGTCGAAGTCGTCCTGCTGGCCGCCCTGCGCGCGGTCCTGGCGCTGCTGACGGCCGCCCTGCTGGCCGGCCTCGTCGCCCTTGCCGCCGCGACGGTCGCCGCGCTCACCGCGGTCGCGGTCGCCCCGCTCACCGCGGTCACGGTCGCCCCGCTCGCCGCGGTCGCGGTCGCCCCGCTCACCGCGGTCGCGC
Coding sequences:
- the rho gene encoding transcription termination factor Rho, which codes for MSDTTDLMGVNAAGTSDSSVGNAAAPATDAPAAPATGAATGSAPRRRRSGTGLDAMVLAELQQLASSLGIRGTARMRKSQLIEVIKDKQAQGGAAEAAPAAEPAAKPKRRATSKARTGEEAEAAPKAAKAEKAAKAADAAEGQQQIDIPGQPVSDDQPAGERRRRRVTAPSGSPDAAEGATEAKSDVKVEVRAGAAAEAAVDTAEGKPAKGGERGERGQKGERRERGQRDRGERGDRDRGERGDRDRGERGDRDRGERGDRRGGKGDEAGQQGGRQQRQDRAQGGQQDDFDDEAGGRRGRRGRYRDRRGRRGREEFAGEPQVAEDDVLIPVAGILDILDNYAFIRTSGYLPGPNDVYVSLAQVRKNGLRKGDHVTGAVRQPREGERREKFNALVRLDSVNGMAPESGRGRPEFGKLTPLYPQERLRLESDPGGLTTRIIDLVSPIGKGQRGLIVAPPKTGKTMIMQAIANAITRNSPECHLMVVLVDERPEEVTDMQRSVKGEVISSTFDRPAEDHTTVAELAIERAKRLVELGHDVVVLLDSITRLGRAYNLAAPASGRILSGGVDSTALYPPKKFFGAARNIEDGGSLTILATALVETGSRMDEVIFEEFKGTGNMELRLDRKLSDKRIFPAVDVDASSTRKEEILLAPEELNIVWKLRRVLHALDSQQAIELLLDKMKQTKSNAEFLMQIAKTTPTPGNGND
- the rpmE gene encoding 50S ribosomal protein L31 codes for the protein MKRDIHPEYVETQVSCTCGASFTTRSTLAEGTIRAEVCSECHPFYTGKQKILDTGGRVARFEARFGKNAGSAKK
- a CDS encoding LCP family protein — protein: MAEDSNSTGQGAGRRRAGGATGRRRKTRSTRRKAFMITGWSLAGVLVVGGAGAGYVYYKLNGNLTGVDINAQLGTDRPADIDDGSMDILVLGSDSRAGKNGKYGQDEGSSRSDTAMMVHVYQGHKTASVVSIPRDTLIERPACTKDGTTTPAQRRAMFNTAYEVGGPACAVKTVESMTGIRMDHYLEVDFSGFKDLIDELGGVDITTTEPIHDKDSHLDLEPGEHTLDGEQALGLVRTRKGVGDGSDLGRIQLQQAFIKALLDQIKGVGLFSSPKKLYDLADTSTKALTTDSDLASVDKLLSFAGGLKGIGSEDLKMVTLPVMYDPNDPNRVLPMEAKAQQVWKALRADKPIPKSATKGSAGDETDAAKVVKDA
- the prfA gene encoding peptide chain release factor 1 codes for the protein MFEAVEELIGEHADLEKRLADPAVHADQAAARKLNKRYAELTPIVGTYRSWKQTGDDIETARELAADDPDFAAEVKELEARREELTDKLRLLLVPRDPSDDKDVILEVKAGAGGDESALFAGDLLRMYLRYAERAGWKTEIIDATESELGGYKDVQVAVKVKGNPEPGQGVWARLKYEGGVHRVQRVPATESQGRIHTSAAGVLVTPEAEEVDVEINPNDLRIDVYRSSGPGGQSVNTTDSAVRITHLPTGVVASCQNEKSQLQNKEQALRILRSRLLAAAQEEAEREAADARRSQVRTVDRSEKIRTYNFPENRISDHRVGFKAYNLDQVLDGELDAVIQACVDADSAAKLAAAGDAS